A segment of the Pedobacter faecalis genome:
ACATTGTTGTGTTGCCGGCTACTGAGGTGGAAACAAAGAAGGAGTTTTTTGATTTTGAGGCCAAGTATACACCAGGCGTGGCTACAGAAACCACGCCAGCGCTGTTACGGCCTGAAACACGCGAGCGAGTTGCCGATATAGCCAGGTCGGTTTACAGGAAGCTGAATTGCAGGGGAGTTGTACGTATTGACTTTATATTAACAGGTGATGAGGGCGACTTTTATTTCATTGAGATCAATACCATACCGGGCCAAACGGCAACAAGCTTCATTCCCCAGCAGGTAGCTGCCATGGGAATGAAGCTTAATGATTTTTATACAAAACTTATTCGTGAAACGATCGGCTAAGATCAAAAGCGGAAGCCTACACTAAGACCAGCCCTGAGCCCTGCCCAGGGGCCATCGAAGTCTACTTTGGCACCGTTACCGTCTACGGTATATTTGGTTTTCACCAGAGGAAGATCTTCAAGTTCTGCGAGTTGTTCGCGCAAGGCCTGCTGTTCTTCGTTACTAAGGGTCTTAGTGCCCGATATGTTTCCTGAAGAGGTCCCGTAGTGGGCGCCTAAGATCCACCAGTCGAGATGCAGACGTTTAGCAATTTTAAATTGAGATCCTAAAAGTATGCCGCCCGACAGTGTAGTGATGTCGCCACTAAGGGGCATCGTTTCGGTGTAGGTAGTACCCATGACATCTACGTCAAACTTGAAAGGCACTTCAGCGGTGTACGTGGCAAATCTGGCGTATGGTGCAATGTAGAATCCTTGAAATACTTTCTTTCCAAGGTAAAACCTGAGTTCCGGCGTGATCGCAAAATTCCCGGTTTTAAACTGGCTGATGCTTTCCCAGGCCTCTTCGTCGTCTATCAGGGATTCGAGCCTTGATTTTAGCGGGACACTCGACTTAGGCGAAAACTTGATTCCCCCGCCTATGGACATTTTTTCTCCAATGGCCCGCTCGTATTGGAAAGAGTAGTTTTTTAAAAAGAGGGCAGGAACGTTTATTTTTACGATGTTCTTGTTGTCTGCCGCTTCCTGAGCTTTAGAAGTAAGGGTAGTTCCAAACATAAGGAATAAGATTCCTATGCCTGCGGTTTTAGAGATTGTTTGTTTCATGATGGTTTATATTTGGTTTGTTATCAAATATATAAAGAAAAAAGGCTAAACCTTAATGGTTTTCCATTTCCCGCGTTTGAACAATAAATATCCGGCTATCGCTATACCTGTCTCGGCAACAGGTATGGCGAAAAAGACTCCTGTGGGGCCCATGCTGAAATATTTGGCTAGTAAATAAGCCAGGGGAATCTGAAAAAGCCAGAAGCCGAAAAAGTTGACCCGGGTAGGTGTCCAGGTATCGCCCGCTCCATTAAATGTACTGATAAGCACCATTCCAAGTCCGTAAAATACGTATCCTGTACTGATGATGATCAGTGCCTGATAGGCTACCTCCTGTATAAGGTTATCGTTGGTAAAGAAAGCAACCAGTTGCCGGCCCAGGATGAAGGTTATAAGCATCACGATCACCATGTAAATTGTAACGTACCTGGCGGTGGTGAAAACAGATCTTTCTGCCCTGTCGAGCTGCTTCGCGCCAAGGTTCTGCCCCACAAGTGTAGCTGCGGCATTGCTGAGTCCCCATGCCGGAAGCATAAAGAACATCATTAAACGTAAAGCGGTCTGATACCCGGCGGAGCCATGATCGCTTCCTGTAGTGGCTACGAGTTGCGCCAGGAATATCCAGCTGCATGAAGCGATGACAAATTGAAATATGCCAGGGGTAGCAATTTTGAGTAAGGTTTTAATTTGTTCCCAATGGGGTTTAAAATAGCTTAGCTTAAGCTTTAACAATTGTTTTCCGCTCGATAGATGGTAGACCTGATAGCATACACCAATTCCGCGGCCGAGTGTGGTAGCTATAGCAGCTCCCGTAAGACCGAACGCAGGTATAGGACCAAGTCCGTTGATCAGGATCGGACAAAAAATGATGTTGGCGATATTGGCAATCCACAGGCTTTTCATAGCGATGGCGGCATTGCCTGCGCCCCGAAATATACCGTTGATGAGAAATAGCATTACGATAATGATACTTCCGCCCATCATGATGCGGATAAAGGGCGTGCCCTGGCTGGCTGTCTCCTCTGATGCTCCCATGAGCAGCAGGATTTCTCTTGCGTAAATTAAGCCTCCAATGCTGATCAGCACCGTCAGGCCAAAGGCAATAATGATAGCCTGCACACCTGCTTTTGCTGCGGCAACCGGATCTTTCTCGCCTATACGGCGCGCAACAACCGCTGTTGCTGCCATGCTCATGCCTATGGCAAGCGAGTAGATTATGGTAAGTACCGACTCCGTTAGCCCTACGGTTTGTATGGCGTGACTGCTGTTGTGCAAGTGTCCAACGAAATAAAGGTCTACCAATGCAAATACCGATTCCATAGCCATTTCAAGCATCATCGGTATGGCGAGCAGCACTACGGCACGCCGTATACTCCCGGTAGTGAAATCCAGTTCTTCGCCCTGAATGGATTGTTTGATAAGCTGGAACATTTTAGTAAGGTTTCCGGCTTTTACAGTTTCATTTGTTTTCATCAGACTGAGTATGCGGCAATCATTTCGGGTGTTACTTTACAGCCTTTTCCGGTGTTGATATCAATCATCACATAATCGAACCATCCGTCGGACGCCACTTTTCCTGTACGTTTATTAAGAATCTCAAATTGAACACGGCAGCCTTTTTCGTTGATGGTGAGGATGCCGGTGCGAACGCTGATCACATCGCCAAGAATAAGCGGGCGCTTAAACTCGACAAGCGCAGTGCGCACAACCCAGCCATAGCCGTTGCTGAGGAAGGACTCCATTGGCATCTTATAAAATTCAGTCATTTGTTCATAACGTGCGGCCAGCACGTAGTCGAAATATTTACTGTTGTGGACATGGTTGAACATGTCGATATCATCGGGGCGCACTTTTAGTTCGCTTTCGAATATGCTGTAGTCGCTCTTTTCCATATATGGTTCGCGTAAAGTTACCAATTATACACTTATGATGAGCAGGTTGATCGGAAAGCGCTTGTTAATTGTTAAAACTTAGCTTATCTTTGCGGCGAATTAATTAATTAACAAACACTTTAGTACCATTCAAGAATGTATTTAAGTAAAGAAAAGAAGGCCGAAATCTTTAAACAACACGGCGAGACAGAAACCAACACAGGTTCTGCAGAAGGTCAGGTAGCGTTATTTACGTACCGTATTGCGCACTTAACTGAGCACTTGAAGAAAAACCGTAAGGATTTTTCTACGCAGCTTGCACTTCAGAAGCTTGTAGGTAAACGCCGGGGTATACTGGCTTATCTGTACAAAAAAGATATTGAGCGCTACCGTGCTATCATCAAGAACCTAGGTTTGAGGGATATCATCAAGTAGAACTACTTATATCAGGAAAAGCCATTCTTCAGGGAATGGCTTTTTTAATTTCATAGCTAAAATGATTGGCCTTTTATCTAAGTTTGCAAACAAAAAGTAATATATATAAATCCGGTATGTAAGAAAGAGGAAGACATACCATAATAATTTTTAAATGAATGTAATAAAAAAATCGTTCGACCTGGGTGACGGGCGGACAATTGAAATTGAAACCGGTAAGCTGGCTAAACAGGCCGATGGGTCTGTAGTTGTTAGAATGGGTGACACCATGCTTCTTGCTACTGTAGTTTCAACACCGGATGCTAAGGCAGGTATTGATTTTTTACCATTATCTGTCGATTACCAGGAAAAATATGCTGCTGCAGGCCGTATCCCTGGAGGCTTCCTTCGCCGCGAGGCCAGGTTGTCTGACTATGAAGTTTTAATTTCACGTTTGGTAGACCGCGCGCTGCGCCCGATGTTCCCTGAGGACTATCACTCGGATACACAAGTGATGATTTCCCTGATTTCATCTGATAAAAATGTAATGCCTGACTGTCTGGCTGGTCTTGCGGCATCTGCAGCAATAGCTGTTTCTGATATTCCTTTCAACGGGCCGATTTCAGAAGTTCGTGTAGCACGTATCGATGGTAAATTGGTGGTTAACCCTTATGTGAGTGATCTGGAGCGTGCAACAATGGATTTCCTTGTAGCTGGTACAGAGCGTGATATCGTGATGGTAGAAGGTGAGGCTGATGAGATTTCTGAAGCTGAAATGGTTGAAGCGATCGAGTTTGCACATAAAGCAATTGTTATACAGGTTCAGGCTCAGAAGGAGCTTGCCGAGCTTGCCGGCAAAACTGAAAAACGTGTTTACTCTCATGAAGAAAGTAACCCGGAGCTTAGGGATCAAGTGTATGCAGCCACGTACGATAAAGTGTATGCAATTGCGAAGACTGCTTCTGCAAAGCACGAAAGAGGTAACGCATTTGGTGAGGTACTCATGGACTTCATTGCAACATTAGGTGAAGATATTGATGATGTAACCGGATTCCTGGCCAAGAAATATTTTCACGATGTGCAGTATGATGCCATCCGCAACCTGGTTCTTGATGAAGGCATCCGTTTGGATGGCCGTGACGTGCGTACTGTTCGCCCGATCTGGAGCGAAGTAGGTTATCTGCCTGCTGCACACGGCTCTGCCGTATTTACGCGTGGTGAAACGCAATCGCTTACTACGGTGACTTTGGGTTCTAAGGATGATGAGCAGATGATCGATGGTGCTTTCATCAACGGTTATAACAAATTCATGCTTCATTATAACTTCCCTGGATTTTCAACCGGTGAGGTTCGCCCGAACAGGGGAGCAGGCCGTCGTGAGATCGGTCATGGTAACCTGGCCATGCGTTCATTGAAAAAGGTATTGCCAGGCCTTGAAGAAAATCCATACACGATTCGTATCGTTTCTGATATCCTGGAATCTAACGGTTCTTCTTCTATGGCTACTGTATGTGCTGGTACGCTTGCGCTGATGGATGCTGGTGTGAAAATCAAGGCGCCGGTATCTGGTATTGCTATGGGATTGATCACCGATGAGAAAACCGGTAAATATGCGATCCTTTCTGATATTCTTGGTGATGAGGATCACCTCGGCGACATGGACTTTAAAGTAACTGGTACGGAAAAAGGAATTGTTGCCTGCCAGATGGATTTGAAGATCAATGGCTTAAAATGGGAGGTTTTGAAGAATGCGTTAGACCAGGCCAAGGAAGCGCGTTTGCATATTCTTAACGAAATGAAGAAGACCATTGCTGAGCCTCGTGAGGATTACAAAGATCATGCTCCGCGTATTGTATCGTTAAGCATCGATAAGGAGTTTATCGGTGCAGTGATCGGGCCAGGTGGTAAGATCATTCAAGAGATGCAGCGCGAAACAGGTGCTACCATTTCAATCGAAGAGGTTGGTAACAAAGGTATCGTTGAGATCTTTGCGGATAACAAAGCTTCGATAGATGCTGCTGTAGGCCGTATTAATGCGATTGCTGCCAAGCCGGAGATCGGCGCGACTTACGAAGGTAAGGTGAAATCTATTATGCCATTTGGTGCATTTGTGGAAATCATGCCTGGTAAAGACGGTCTGCTGCACATTTCAGAAATAGACTGGAAACGCCTGGAGACTATGGACGGAGTTTTCAAAGAGGGTGAAAAAGTAACGGTTAAGTTGCTCGACATCGATAAGCAAGGCAAGATGAAACTTTCCAGAAAAGTTTTATTGCCTCGTCCGCCAAAGCCTGAGGCTGCGGCTCCGCAAGCATAAACACATGAAAAGCCTCGCCTGCGCGGGGCTTTTCTGTTATCACAAATCGTTATTTTATATTAGCACAATGAATATCAATTCTAATCACCTCATTGCCCCGTCTGTACTTTCTGCTGATTTTGGTAACTTGTTTAAGGATATCCAAATGATTAATTCCAGTGAAGCTGATTGGTTTCATGTGGATATTATGGACGGTGTTTTTGTACCCAATATTTCATTTGGTTTTCCTGTACTCGAAGTATTAAAAGCCCATGCCCAAAAGCCCCTGGATGTTCATCTCATGATCGAAAGCCCGGAGCGGTATATTGAACGTTTTGCTGAGGGTGGTGCCGCTGTGATTACGGTACACTATGAGGCATGCGTGCATCTTCATCGCGTCGTGGAATTAATACGTTCAGCAGGCTGCAAGGCTGGCGTGGCGATAAATCCGCATACCCCTACGGCCTTGCTTAAGGACATTTTACCTGATCTGGATCTTGCGCTTGTGATGTCGGTAAACCCCGGTTTTGGCGGACAAAAATTTATTCCGAACGCGCTGAATAAGGTTCGTGAACTGCGAGCCATGGCAGAGCGGCTGAACCCTGAACTCGTTATTGAAGTAGACGGCGGTATCGGAATGGCCAACCTGCCTGATCTGGTGATGGCCGGCGCAGACGTGCTGGTAGCCGGCAACTCCATTTTTGGTGCGGATTCTCCTGAACAAATGATCGCAGATCTCAAATTTTACAACCACCGAAAGGCATAAATATATTACATTTACCACCATTATAAATAACCAAAAAAAATGAGACACAATTTCGGCGCAGGCCCATGTATTTTACCTCAAGAAGTATTTAAACAAGCATCGCAAGCGGTACTTGATTTTAAGGATGGTTTATCGATCCTTGAGATTTCGCACCGTACATCAGAGTTCGAAAATGTTGTAGAAGAGACCACCAGATTGGTGAAGGAATTACTGAATGTTCCTTCAGGATATTCTGTGGTTTTATTGCAGGGAGGTGCCAGTTTGCAGTTTTCTATGGTGCCTATGAATTTGTTGCCCGAGGGGAAAACTGCCAGTTACCTGGATACAGGGGTTTGGGCAAGTAAGGCCATCAAGGAGGTTGCCGCTTTCGGGACAGCAAATATCGTGGCTTCTTCAAAAGCTTCCAATTACACTTATGTGCCAAAGGAATATGATATACCTGCCGATAGTGCTTATTTCCATTGTACCTCTAACAATACCATATATGGCACAGAAATGTTTAGTTTCCCGGAAACAGATGTTCCGGTAGTATGCGACATGTCGTCTGATATTATGAGCAGGGTTATCGACGTATCGAAATTCGGTCTGATTTACGCTGGAGCGCAAAAGAATATTGGTCCTGCGGGGCTTACTATCGCGATTGTAAAGGATGACATCCTTGGCCGTTCAGGCAGGAAAATACCTTCTATGCTCGATTATCAGGTTCATATTGAGGGTGGCTCAATGTATAACACTCCGCCGGTTTTCTCGATATATGTAGCTATGCTTAACCTGCGCTGGCTCAAATCGAAAGGGGGCATTGCGGAAATTGAGAAGGAAAATAAAGCGAAAGCTGATGCTTTGTATAAAGAGATCGACAGAAATCCGTTGTTTAAAGGCACCTGTGCCGTAGAAGACAGGTCGAGGATGAACGTTTGCTTTGTGATGGAGAATAAGGAGCTGGAAAAGCCCTTCCTGAAGTTTGTGGAAGAAAATGGCATCGAGGGCTTGAAGGGCCATCGCAGTGTTGGCGGCTTCAGGGCATCGATGTATAATGCGTTACCGATTACAAGTGTACACGCTCTGGTTGAATTAATGCAGGTTTTTGCGGAAAAACATCAATAAAATAAGATTAAATGGTTAGGATACTTGCAAACGATGGGATTGACCCGATCGGAAAAATGTTGTTAGAACAGGCTGGTTTTGTAGTTGATACGGAAACTGTACCTCAGGATAAACTGGCGGAAGCCTTGAAAAATTATGATGCCATTACTGTACGTAGTGCCACTCAGGTTCGTAAAGAATTAATAGACCAATGTCCGAATATCAAGCTGATTGGTCGCGGGGGCGTGGGCATGGATAATATCGATGTAGAATATGCGAGAAGCAAGGATGTGGCTGTTGTAAATACGCCAGCAGCCTCTTCTCTGTCGGTTGCTGAACTTGTGTTTGCGCATTTATTTACCGGCGTCAGGTTCCTTCAGGACGCTAACCGGAAAATGCCGGTTGATGGCGATAGCAAATTCAATGCGCTTAAGAAAGCTTATGCCAAGGGTATCGAACTCCGTGGTAAAACCATAGGCATCATCGGATTTGGAAGAATTGGTCGTGAAACGGCAACTGTGGCACTTGGCCTGGGTATGAATGTGCTGGCATATGACCTTTATCCGTTCGACGGGAAACTGACACTTTCGCTGCAGGGCGGCGTACAGGTCGATATTCCGGTTAAGACAGTATCGCTAGATGACGTGATTTCAGGCAGTGATTTTATCAGTCTGCATACACCGTTTGCGGATAAGCCTATTTTGGGTGCTTCGGAATTTGAAAAGATGAAGAAAGGTGTAGGTATTGTGAATTGTTCAAGAGGCGGTACTATTGATGAGCAGGCGCTTATCACCGCCCTAGATAGCGGTCAGGTAGCATTTGCCGGACTGGACGTATTTGACAATGAGCCTACGCCGTCAAGAGCAGTGCTTGAGCATAGCAAAATATCTTTAACTCCGCATATAGGTGCCTCAACGAATGAGGCCCAAGAGCGTATTGGTACGGAACTCGCTACACTCATTATCGAACATTTTAACTCATAAGAAACGGGGCGTTTGCCCCGTTTTATTTTCCGCCAGTATGCCAAGGATTAAACCTTTTTGTGCGCTTATACCTGCGACGGACCTGCAAGAGCGGGTTGTGACGCATCCCCTGGAAAATTATTCCGCAGACGAGGCCAGGATGATCACATCAGAAAACAGATATAGCTTCCTGCATCTGATAGATCCGGAACTGGACAATCCTTATCTGCGCGGTACCCGGCAAGAGCTTATTTATAAAACAATAGGCGAAAACGTGGAGAAGTTTCTTGAAAATCACGTTTTAGTACCGGATATAAGTCCTGCTATCTATGTGTACCGGGTGACACATGACGGGCTCAGTCAGACCGGCATTTGGACGTTGACACATATCAACGATTATGCAGATGGTGTGATCAGAAAACATGAGTCGACCGTTGAGCGCAGGGAACAGGCACTTGCCGACTACTTACAGCACACTGGTCTGGATGCTAACCCTGTATTGGTTACTTATCCGCCTGATGCAGCAATTGAAAAGGTTGTCGGCGCTTACATTGGTCTGGCGTCTGATCTAAAGCTATCGATGTCTGATAGCACCCTGCATGAAGTATGGGCCGTAAGGGATGCGGAGGACATAAAAACTATTGAAACTGCTTTCGAAAATATGTCTTGTGTCTATATCGCTGATGGGCATCACCGTGCGGCATCTATGGTGAAAATGGGTTTACAAAAGCGGGCATTAAATGTGAAACGGCATACGGGTGCTGAGCCATATAATTACTTCACGACGGCTTATATGAACACCGACGAGGTGAGGGTTTTGGAATTTAACAGGTTGGTTCGTGATCTTGGGAATTTGTCGCCGTCACAGTTTTTAACGGCTGTTCAAGCACCTTTTTTTGTGGAGGGGGCCGACCGTGCGGTAAGGCCTGAAAGCAGACATGAGATCGGTATGTACCTTAATGAGCAATGGTATAAGCTTAGGCCAAAGCCGGGGATATTTGATGCCGATGATCCGGTAGACTCGCTTGATGTCACCATCCTGCAAAAGAATATTCTGGACCCGATACTAGGTATTTGTGATCCGAGAACAGATCCGAGGATAACATTTGAAGGCGGGCGTGTACCCGTGCATGTATTGCAGCAGAGGGTCGATCAGGGTATATT
Coding sequences within it:
- a CDS encoding DUF3575 domain-containing protein — encoded protein: MKQTISKTAGIGILFLMFGTTLTSKAQEAADNKNIVKINVPALFLKNYSFQYERAIGEKMSIGGGIKFSPKSSVPLKSRLESLIDDEEAWESISQFKTGNFAITPELRFYLGKKVFQGFYIAPYARFATYTAEVPFKFDVDVMGTTYTETMPLSGDITTLSGGILLGSQFKIAKRLHLDWWILGAHYGTSSGNISGTKTLSNEEQQALREQLAELEDLPLVKTKYTVDGNGAKVDFDGPWAGLRAGLSVGFRF
- a CDS encoding MATE family efflux transporter, with the translated sequence MKTNETVKAGNLTKMFQLIKQSIQGEELDFTTGSIRRAVVLLAIPMMLEMAMESVFALVDLYFVGHLHNSSHAIQTVGLTESVLTIIYSLAIGMSMAATAVVARRIGEKDPVAAAKAGVQAIIIAFGLTVLISIGGLIYAREILLLMGASEETASQGTPFIRIMMGGSIIIVMLFLINGIFRGAGNAAIAMKSLWIANIANIIFCPILINGLGPIPAFGLTGAAIATTLGRGIGVCYQVYHLSSGKQLLKLKLSYFKPHWEQIKTLLKIATPGIFQFVIASCSWIFLAQLVATTGSDHGSAGYQTALRLMMFFMLPAWGLSNAAATLVGQNLGAKQLDRAERSVFTTARYVTIYMVIVMLITFILGRQLVAFFTNDNLIQEVAYQALIIISTGYVFYGLGMVLISTFNGAGDTWTPTRVNFFGFWLFQIPLAYLLAKYFSMGPTGVFFAIPVAETGIAIAGYLLFKRGKWKTIKV
- a CDS encoding acyl-CoA thioesterase → MEKSDYSIFESELKVRPDDIDMFNHVHNSKYFDYVLAARYEQMTEFYKMPMESFLSNGYGWVVRTALVEFKRPLILGDVISVRTGILTINEKGCRVQFEILNKRTGKVASDGWFDYVMIDINTGKGCKVTPEMIAAYSV
- the rpsO gene encoding 30S ribosomal protein S15 is translated as MYLSKEKKAEIFKQHGETETNTGSAEGQVALFTYRIAHLTEHLKKNRKDFSTQLALQKLVGKRRGILAYLYKKDIERYRAIIKNLGLRDIIK
- the pnp gene encoding polyribonucleotide nucleotidyltransferase; this encodes MNVIKKSFDLGDGRTIEIETGKLAKQADGSVVVRMGDTMLLATVVSTPDAKAGIDFLPLSVDYQEKYAAAGRIPGGFLRREARLSDYEVLISRLVDRALRPMFPEDYHSDTQVMISLISSDKNVMPDCLAGLAASAAIAVSDIPFNGPISEVRVARIDGKLVVNPYVSDLERATMDFLVAGTERDIVMVEGEADEISEAEMVEAIEFAHKAIVIQVQAQKELAELAGKTEKRVYSHEESNPELRDQVYAATYDKVYAIAKTASAKHERGNAFGEVLMDFIATLGEDIDDVTGFLAKKYFHDVQYDAIRNLVLDEGIRLDGRDVRTVRPIWSEVGYLPAAHGSAVFTRGETQSLTTVTLGSKDDEQMIDGAFINGYNKFMLHYNFPGFSTGEVRPNRGAGRREIGHGNLAMRSLKKVLPGLEENPYTIRIVSDILESNGSSSMATVCAGTLALMDAGVKIKAPVSGIAMGLITDEKTGKYAILSDILGDEDHLGDMDFKVTGTEKGIVACQMDLKINGLKWEVLKNALDQAKEARLHILNEMKKTIAEPREDYKDHAPRIVSLSIDKEFIGAVIGPGGKIIQEMQRETGATISIEEVGNKGIVEIFADNKASIDAAVGRINAIAAKPEIGATYEGKVKSIMPFGAFVEIMPGKDGLLHISEIDWKRLETMDGVFKEGEKVTVKLLDIDKQGKMKLSRKVLLPRPPKPEAAAPQA
- the rpe gene encoding ribulose-phosphate 3-epimerase — protein: MNINSNHLIAPSVLSADFGNLFKDIQMINSSEADWFHVDIMDGVFVPNISFGFPVLEVLKAHAQKPLDVHLMIESPERYIERFAEGGAAVITVHYEACVHLHRVVELIRSAGCKAGVAINPHTPTALLKDILPDLDLALVMSVNPGFGGQKFIPNALNKVRELRAMAERLNPELVIEVDGGIGMANLPDLVMAGADVLVAGNSIFGADSPEQMIADLKFYNHRKA
- the serC gene encoding 3-phosphoserine/phosphohydroxythreonine transaminase, which gives rise to MRHNFGAGPCILPQEVFKQASQAVLDFKDGLSILEISHRTSEFENVVEETTRLVKELLNVPSGYSVVLLQGGASLQFSMVPMNLLPEGKTASYLDTGVWASKAIKEVAAFGTANIVASSKASNYTYVPKEYDIPADSAYFHCTSNNTIYGTEMFSFPETDVPVVCDMSSDIMSRVIDVSKFGLIYAGAQKNIGPAGLTIAIVKDDILGRSGRKIPSMLDYQVHIEGGSMYNTPPVFSIYVAMLNLRWLKSKGGIAEIEKENKAKADALYKEIDRNPLFKGTCAVEDRSRMNVCFVMENKELEKPFLKFVEENGIEGLKGHRSVGGFRASMYNALPITSVHALVELMQVFAEKHQ
- a CDS encoding D-2-hydroxyacid dehydrogenase, encoding MVRILANDGIDPIGKMLLEQAGFVVDTETVPQDKLAEALKNYDAITVRSATQVRKELIDQCPNIKLIGRGGVGMDNIDVEYARSKDVAVVNTPAASSLSVAELVFAHLFTGVRFLQDANRKMPVDGDSKFNALKKAYAKGIELRGKTIGIIGFGRIGRETATVALGLGMNVLAYDLYPFDGKLTLSLQGGVQVDIPVKTVSLDDVISGSDFISLHTPFADKPILGASEFEKMKKGVGIVNCSRGGTIDEQALITALDSGQVAFAGLDVFDNEPTPSRAVLEHSKISLTPHIGASTNEAQERIGTELATLIIEHFNS
- a CDS encoding DUF1015 domain-containing protein, translated to MPRIKPFCALIPATDLQERVVTHPLENYSADEARMITSENRYSFLHLIDPELDNPYLRGTRQELIYKTIGENVEKFLENHVLVPDISPAIYVYRVTHDGLSQTGIWTLTHINDYADGVIRKHESTVERREQALADYLQHTGLDANPVLVTYPPDAAIEKVVGAYIGLASDLKLSMSDSTLHEVWAVRDAEDIKTIETAFENMSCVYIADGHHRAASMVKMGLQKRALNVKRHTGAEPYNYFTTAYMNTDEVRVLEFNRLVRDLGNLSPSQFLTAVQAPFFVEGADRAVRPESRHEIGMYLNEQWYKLRPKPGIFDADDPVDSLDVTILQKNILDPILGICDPRTDPRITFEGGRVPVHVLQQRVDQGIFSVAFTLHPPSVHQVMAVADADGIMPPKSTWVEPKFPVGLLTNYFN